From the genome of Tachysurus fulvidraco isolate hzauxx_2018 chromosome 14, HZAU_PFXX_2.0, whole genome shotgun sequence:
AATACAATAGTAATTAgagtaataagaatagtgaactCACCAGCCTCCATCAACCTCTTCCAATACCCTGTCCTTACATCTGGTTGGAGAAGGAGGTGGGTGCCCCCTGCTGGTTGTAGCCACCCTGGACGTAATCTCCACCCTGGTTGTAGCCCTGCTGGTTGTAATCAGGCTGATACCCTCCCTGGGGGCCCGGGTACGGATCCTGCTGCACATAGTCCTGCTGACCATATGAGGCAGGGGCTGGCTGCTTCTCCTGGGCAGGTGGCTGGCGCATGAAAGGAGCAATGATACCTGTCTCTTTAAACACGAACCAGATGTTGCCTGCCCACAAGATCAGATTCAAGAAGCCAAAGACCTGGAAgcacatacatatattatataattttacacCTGCAATATCATTTAATGTGAGCTGTCCTGTAAATCATTTAATCAACAGACATTCTGTAATATTTGAATGCTTTATTTGAAAAGATATGGTACATCAAATTTTGTTTCAGTACAGAACAAGCCACACCTAGCAGACTCCACTCACCACAGAGGTGTTGAGGCCAGACATGACAGGGTCATGAACCTCACCACAGCTGTTGCCTTCGTCCTTTTTACAGGCTGGGATGTACTGAATAACCTTCTCTGGGTCTGTGGCCGTCTTCACATCGGACAAACCCTTTGCCCATGCTGCCGAGCTCACAAGCCACATGAAGGTGAATATACATGTCACGGCCAAATCCTAAAAAGAGGAAGCTAATATTTCTGGCGGCTCTAATTTCCATGCACCTGATagcaaatcatttttaattcatgttttaGAACCATAAACCAGCATCTTATGTTTTTTGgtaatttatttagaaattacatttaaacctgaaaatgtttaaattttaaaatttttattgaattaagCAAACTCACAATCAGTGGTCCTTTGTTGTTTTCACGGTACTTCTCAAAGGCAAAGATATAGATGCTAAGAGCTGCCATGGAGTAAAGGAAGGCAAAAACCCCGATAGTGACGAAGAACTCGGCAGAGGAGGAGTAGTCACCCACAAGGAAATAACGATCAGCTTGACCTCCTTTGCAGGTTGGAGCATCATAGTAGACTTGATGGAGcctgagaaaaaaagaaggacTCAGTATTTTTTACTATGTGAATCActgaaatatatgtatatacagtgatccctcgtttatcatGGGGACcagaacccctcgcgataggtgaaaatccgcaacgtaggattggccctaagtttgaccttttcatttacattacatttacggcatttagcagacacccttatccacagtgacttacaa
Proteins encoded in this window:
- the sypa gene encoding synaptophysin a, encoding MDIVNQLVANGQFRVLKVPLGFMKVLQWVFAIFAFSTCGTYSGSFRMRVECKNRSESNPRIDVKFEYPFRLHQVYYDAPTCKGGQADRYFLVGDYSSSAEFFVTIGVFAFLYSMAALSIYIFAFEKYRENNKGPLIDLAVTCIFTFMWLVSSAAWAKGLSDVKTATDPEKVIQYIPACKKDEGNSCGEVHDPVMSGLNTSVVFGFLNLILWAGNIWFVFKETGIIAPFMRQPPAQEKQPAPASYGQQDYVQQDPYPGPQGGYQPDYNQQGYNQGGDYVQGGYNQQGAPTSFSNQM